In the genome of Molothrus aeneus isolate 106 chromosome 5, BPBGC_Maene_1.0, whole genome shotgun sequence, one region contains:
- the ADM2 gene encoding protein ADM2 — protein MRAPAPLALGCVSFALCLLELPHGRALPPRRAPPARSPPARIPALPGDAPAPQPVGPLRHRAPVPRHGPWVAPRHRPPAPRPPPWHVRRLVLRHDRRRDPRRDPRWDPRAARGRRHAGAHLVRVGCVLGTCQVQNLSHRLWQLRGQSGRRDSSPMNPNSPHSYG, from the exons ATgcgagccccggccccgctggcGCTGGGTTGCGTCAGCTTCGCGCtgtgcctgctggagctgccccacgGCCGGGCCCTGCCGCCGCGCAG ggcCCCCCCGGCGCGGAGCCCCCCGGCGCGGATCCCCGCTCTCCCCGGAGacgccccggccccgcagcccgTCGGGCCCCTGCGGCACCGAGCCCCGGTTCCCCGGCACGGCCCGTGGGTCGCCCCCCGgcaccgcccgcccgccccgcggccgccgccgtgGCACGTCCGGCGCCTCGTCCTGCGGCACGACCGACGGCGGGACCCCCGGCGGGACCCCCGGTGGGACCCCCGGGCCGCCCGGGGCCGCCGGCACGCCGGGGCGCACCTGGTGCGGGTGGGCTGCGTGCTGGGCACCTGCCAGGTGCAGAACCTGAGCCACCGCCTGTGGCAGCTGCGGGGACAGTCGGGCCGCCGCGACTCGTCCCCCATGAACCCCAACAGCCCCCACAGCTACGGCTGA